One window of the Shimwellia blattae DSM 4481 = NBRC 105725 genome contains the following:
- the nuoF gene encoding NADH-quinone oxidoreductase subunit NuoF: MKTIIRTAETHPLTWRLRDDKQPVWLEEYRSKNGYEGARKALTSMTPDEIVTQVKDAGLKGRGGAGFSTGLKWSLMPKDESMNIRYLLCNADEMEPGTYKDRLLMEQLPHLLIEGMLIGSVALKAWRGYIFLRGEYVEAAENLRRAIAEATEAGLLGNNILGTGHNFELFVHTGAGRYICGEETALINSLEGRRANPRSKPPFPATSGVWGKPTCVNNVETLCNVPAIIADGVAWYQGISASKDTGTKLMGFSGRVKNPGLWELPFGITAREILEDYAGGMRDGLKFKAWQPGGAGTDFLTEAHLDLPMDFENIGKAGSRLGTALAMAVDHEINMVSLVRNLEEFFARESCGWCTPCRDGLPWSVKILRALERGEGQPGDIETLEQLCRFLGPGKTFCAHAPGAVEPLQSAIKYFREEFEAGIKQDINNLHMINGIQPNLLKSRW, from the coding sequence ATGAAAACCATTATTCGTACTGCCGAAACCCATCCGCTGACCTGGCGTCTGCGTGACGATAAGCAACCGGTCTGGCTGGAAGAGTATCGCAGTAAAAACGGCTACGAAGGGGCGCGTAAAGCCCTGACCAGTATGACCCCGGACGAAATCGTCACCCAGGTCAAAGACGCCGGGCTCAAAGGCCGCGGCGGCGCGGGCTTTTCCACCGGTCTGAAGTGGAGCCTGATGCCTAAAGACGAGTCCATGAACATCCGCTACCTGCTGTGCAATGCGGATGAAATGGAACCCGGGACCTATAAAGACCGCCTGCTGATGGAGCAACTGCCCCACCTGCTGATTGAAGGCATGCTGATTGGCAGCGTGGCCCTGAAAGCCTGGCGCGGCTACATCTTCCTGCGCGGCGAATATGTTGAAGCGGCCGAAAACCTGCGGCGCGCCATTGCCGAGGCCACCGAAGCGGGGCTGCTGGGCAACAACATTCTTGGCACCGGGCACAATTTTGAGCTGTTTGTTCACACCGGCGCCGGGCGCTATATCTGCGGCGAAGAGACGGCGCTGATCAACTCCCTGGAAGGGCGCCGGGCTAACCCGCGCTCCAAACCACCGTTCCCGGCCACCTCCGGGGTATGGGGGAAACCGACCTGCGTCAATAACGTGGAAACCCTGTGCAACGTGCCGGCAATTATTGCCGACGGTGTGGCCTGGTATCAGGGCATTTCCGCCAGCAAAGATACCGGCACCAAGCTGATGGGCTTCTCCGGGCGGGTTAAGAACCCCGGCCTGTGGGAGCTGCCGTTCGGCATTACTGCCCGGGAGATCCTTGAGGATTACGCAGGCGGCATGCGCGACGGCCTTAAATTTAAAGCCTGGCAACCCGGCGGAGCAGGGACCGATTTCCTGACCGAGGCCCACCTCGATTTGCCGATGGATTTTGAAAATATCGGCAAGGCGGGCAGCCGCCTGGGCACCGCCCTGGCGATGGCGGTGGATCACGAGATCAATATGGTGTCGCTGGTGCGCAACCTGGAAGAGTTCTTCGCCCGTGAGTCCTGCGGCTGGTGTACTCCGTGTCGCGATGGCCTGCCCTGGAGCGTGAAAATCCTGCGCGCCCTGGAGCGCGGGGAAGGGCAGCCGGGTGACATTGAAACCCTGGAGCAGTTGTGCCGCTTCCTCGGGCCGGGGAAAACCTTCTGCGCCCACGCGCCGGGGGCCGTAGAGCCGCTGCAAAGTGCGATTAAGTATTTCCGTGAAGAGTTTGAAGCCGGCATAAAGCAGGACATTAATAACCTGCACATGATCAACGGTATTCAGCCTAACTTACTGAAATCGCGCTGGTAA
- the nuoG gene encoding NADH-quinone oxidoreductase subunit NuoG has product MATIHVDGKEYEVNGADNLLQACLSLGLDIPYFCWHPALGSVGACRQCAVKQYQNAEDTRGRLVMSCMTPASDGTFISIDDGEAKQFRESVVEWLMTNHPHDCPVCEEGGNCHLQDMTVMTGHNFRRYRFTKRTHRNQDLGPFISHEMNRCIACYRCVRYYKDYADGTDLGVYGAHDNVYFGRTEDGTLESEFSGNLVEICPTGVFTDKTHSERYNRKWDMQFAPSICQQCSVGCNTSPGERYGELRRIENRYNGSVNHYFLCDRGRFGYGYVNRKDRPRQPVQRRGDDLISLNADQAMRGAADILRQSKKIIGIGSPRASVESNFALRELVGAANFYTGIAAGEQQRLQLMLSVLQNSGIHTPTLRDIESCDAVLVLGEDITQTGARVALAVRQAAKGKAREMAAAQKVADWQIAAILNIGQHAKHPLFVTNVDDTRLDDIAAWTYRAPVEDQARLGFAIAHALDNNAPAVGDIDSELQGKIDVIVQALSGAKKPLIISGTNAGSEALIQAAANVAKALKGRGSEVGITLVARSVNSVGLGMMGGGSLDEALGELESGQADGVIVLENDLHRHASAARVDAALSKAPLVMVIDHQRTEIMNHAHLVLPAASFAESDGTVINNEGRAQRFFQVYDPAYYDSSTLMLESWRWLNSLRSTVESRQPDWTTLDHVIDACVATLPQLAGIKDAAPDASFRIRGQKLAREPHRYSGRTAMRANISVHEPRQPQDKDTMFAFSMEGNNQPGAPRSQIPFAWAPGWNSPQAWNKFQAEVGGSLRFGDPGVRLIEATEGALDYFTAIPAAFRAGEGQWRVAPYYHLFGSDELSQRSPVFQSRMPAPYLKLNPADAARLGINAGAPVSFSYEGQTITLPLVLSEGLTPGQVGLPMGMPGIAPVLAGARLDNLKEAAQ; this is encoded by the coding sequence ATGGCTACAATACATGTAGACGGCAAAGAATATGAGGTCAACGGGGCGGACAACCTGCTACAGGCGTGTCTCTCCCTCGGCCTGGATATTCCTTACTTTTGCTGGCACCCGGCGCTGGGTAGCGTGGGGGCCTGCCGCCAGTGTGCGGTAAAGCAATATCAGAACGCGGAAGATACCCGTGGTCGCCTGGTGATGTCCTGCATGACCCCCGCGTCTGACGGCACCTTCATCTCCATTGACGACGGCGAAGCGAAGCAGTTCCGGGAAAGTGTGGTGGAGTGGCTGATGACCAACCACCCCCACGACTGCCCGGTCTGTGAAGAGGGGGGCAACTGCCACCTCCAGGATATGACCGTCATGACCGGCCATAACTTCCGCCGCTACCGCTTTACCAAGCGTACCCACCGTAACCAGGATCTCGGGCCGTTTATTTCCCATGAAATGAACCGCTGTATCGCCTGCTACCGCTGTGTCCGTTATTACAAAGACTATGCGGACGGCACCGATCTTGGCGTCTACGGTGCCCACGATAACGTCTACTTCGGGCGTACCGAAGACGGCACCCTGGAGAGTGAATTCTCCGGTAACCTGGTGGAAATTTGCCCCACCGGCGTATTTACCGATAAAACCCACTCCGAGCGCTACAACCGCAAATGGGACATGCAGTTTGCCCCCAGTATCTGCCAGCAGTGCTCCGTGGGCTGCAACACCAGCCCGGGGGAGCGCTACGGGGAACTGCGGCGCATTGAAAACCGCTACAACGGCAGCGTAAACCACTACTTCCTGTGTGACCGGGGGCGCTTTGGCTACGGTTATGTGAACCGTAAAGATCGTCCGCGCCAGCCTGTTCAGCGCCGGGGCGATGATCTGATAAGCCTCAATGCGGATCAGGCCATGCGCGGGGCGGCAGATATTCTGCGCCAGTCGAAAAAAATCATCGGGATTGGCTCCCCCCGGGCCAGCGTGGAGAGCAACTTCGCGTTGCGCGAACTGGTAGGGGCGGCAAACTTTTATACCGGTATCGCCGCCGGTGAGCAGCAGCGCCTGCAACTGATGCTCAGCGTGCTGCAAAATAGCGGGATCCACACGCCGACACTGCGGGATATCGAATCCTGTGACGCAGTGCTGGTACTGGGGGAAGATATCACCCAGACCGGTGCCCGGGTGGCGCTGGCTGTTCGCCAGGCCGCCAAAGGTAAGGCCCGGGAAATGGCCGCCGCCCAGAAAGTGGCGGACTGGCAGATTGCCGCCATTCTCAATATCGGCCAGCATGCGAAGCACCCGCTGTTTGTCACCAACGTGGACGATACCCGGCTGGACGATATCGCCGCCTGGACCTACCGGGCACCGGTAGAAGATCAGGCGCGGCTCGGTTTTGCCATAGCCCACGCCCTGGATAACAACGCCCCGGCGGTCGGGGACATTGACAGCGAGCTGCAGGGCAAGATCGATGTGATCGTTCAGGCCCTCAGCGGAGCGAAAAAACCGCTGATTATCTCCGGCACCAACGCCGGTAGCGAGGCGCTGATCCAGGCCGCCGCCAACGTGGCGAAAGCCCTGAAAGGGCGCGGCAGTGAGGTGGGGATCACCCTGGTTGCCCGCTCGGTGAACAGTGTCGGGCTCGGGATGATGGGCGGCGGATCGCTGGATGAGGCCCTGGGCGAGCTGGAAAGCGGCCAGGCTGATGGGGTTATCGTGCTGGAAAACGATCTTCACCGCCATGCCTCAGCGGCACGCGTGGATGCAGCCCTGTCTAAAGCACCGCTGGTCATGGTGATTGACCACCAGCGTACCGAAATTATGAATCATGCTCACCTGGTGCTTCCGGCGGCGAGTTTTGCCGAAAGCGACGGCACGGTTATCAATAACGAAGGCCGCGCCCAGCGCTTCTTCCAGGTGTACGATCCGGCCTACTACGACAGCAGCACCCTGATGCTGGAGAGCTGGCGCTGGCTGAATTCCCTGCGCAGCACCGTAGAAAGCCGCCAGCCAGACTGGACCACACTTGACCATGTGATTGACGCCTGTGTGGCGACGCTGCCGCAACTGGCCGGTATTAAAGATGCCGCGCCGGATGCCAGCTTCCGCATTCGTGGCCAGAAACTGGCCCGCGAACCGCACCGCTACAGCGGGCGTACCGCCATGCGCGCCAATATCAGCGTGCATGAACCGCGCCAGCCCCAGGACAAAGACACCATGTTTGCCTTCTCCATGGAGGGTAACAACCAGCCGGGCGCACCGCGCTCGCAGATCCCCTTTGCCTGGGCGCCGGGCTGGAACTCCCCGCAGGCGTGGAACAAATTCCAGGCGGAAGTGGGCGGGAGCCTGCGCTTTGGCGATCCGGGCGTGCGGCTGATTGAGGCCACAGAGGGCGCGCTGGACTACTTCACCGCCATCCCGGCTGCATTCCGGGCCGGGGAAGGGCAGTGGCGCGTTGCGCCCTATTACCACCTGTTCGGCAGTGATGAGCTCTCCCAGCGTTCACCGGTCTTCCAGAGCCGTATGCCTGCGCCGTATCTGAAGCTCAACCCGGCGGATGCCGCCCGGCTGGGTATCAATGCCGGGGCACCGGTGTCGTTCAGTTATGAAGGGCAGACCATTACCCTGCCGCTGGTGCTCTCCGAAGGGCTGACGCCAGGCCAGGTCGGGTTGCCGATGGGGATGCCGGGGATCGCCCCGGTGCTGGCCGGTGCCCGCCTTGACAACCTGAAGGAGGCTGCCCAATGA
- the nuoH gene encoding NADH-quinone oxidoreductase subunit NuoH → MSWLTPDVIDILIAVLKAVVILLVVVTCGAFMSFGERRLLGLFQNRYGPNRVGWGGSLQLVADMIKMFFKEDWIPRFSDRVIFTLAPMIAFTSLLLAFAIVPVSPGWVVADLNIGILFFLMLAGLAVYAVLFAGWSSNNKYSLLGAMRASAQTLSYEVFLGLSLMGVVAQAGSFNMGDIVDNQAHLWNVIPQFFGFLTFAIAGVAVCHRHPFDQPEAEQELADGYHIEYSGMKFGLFFVGEYIGIVTISAMMVTLFFGGWHGPFLPPFIWFALKTAFFMMMFILIRASLPRPRYDQVMSFGWKVCLPLTLINLLVTAAVILWQAQ, encoded by the coding sequence ATGAGCTGGTTAACCCCGGATGTTATCGACATTCTGATTGCCGTTCTCAAGGCGGTGGTGATCCTGCTGGTGGTGGTCACCTGCGGGGCGTTCATGAGTTTTGGTGAGCGCCGTCTGCTGGGGCTGTTCCAGAACCGCTACGGGCCGAACCGCGTAGGCTGGGGGGGATCCCTTCAGCTGGTGGCGGACATGATCAAAATGTTCTTTAAAGAGGACTGGATCCCGCGCTTTTCGGACAGGGTGATTTTCACCCTGGCGCCGATGATAGCCTTTACCTCGCTGCTGCTGGCGTTTGCCATTGTGCCGGTCAGCCCAGGCTGGGTGGTGGCGGATCTCAATATCGGGATTTTGTTTTTCCTGATGCTGGCGGGCCTGGCCGTCTATGCGGTGCTGTTTGCCGGCTGGTCCAGTAACAACAAATACTCCCTGCTGGGGGCGATGCGTGCCTCGGCCCAGACCCTGAGTTATGAGGTGTTCCTCGGCCTCTCCCTGATGGGGGTTGTGGCCCAGGCGGGCTCCTTCAATATGGGGGATATTGTCGATAATCAGGCCCACCTGTGGAACGTTATCCCGCAGTTCTTTGGCTTCCTGACTTTTGCCATTGCCGGTGTGGCCGTGTGTCACCGCCACCCCTTTGACCAGCCGGAAGCAGAGCAGGAGCTGGCAGACGGCTACCACATTGAATATTCCGGCATGAAGTTCGGCCTGTTCTTTGTGGGGGAATATATCGGCATTGTGACCATCTCCGCCATGATGGTGACCCTGTTCTTCGGTGGCTGGCACGGGCCTTTCCTGCCGCCGTTCATCTGGTTCGCGCTGAAAACCGCATTCTTCATGATGATGTTTATTCTGATTCGTGCGTCATTACCCCGTCCCCGTTACGACCAGGTGATGTCCTTCGGCTGGAAAGTGTGTCTGCCGTTGACGCTTATCAACTTACTGGTGACGGCTGCCGTGATCCTCTGGCAGGCGCAATAA
- the nuoI gene encoding NADH-quinone oxidoreductase subunit NuoI, whose protein sequence is MTLKELVVGFGTQVRSIWMIGLHAFAKRETQMYPEEPVYLPPRYRGRIVLTRDPDGEERCVACNLCAVACPVGCISLQKAEMQDGRWYPEFFRINFSRCIFCGLCEEACPTTAIQLTPDFELGEYKRQDLVYEKEDLLISGPGKYPEYNFYRMAGMAIDGKDKGEAENEAKPVDVKGLLP, encoded by the coding sequence ATGACATTAAAAGAGTTGGTTGTTGGTTTTGGCACCCAGGTACGCAGTATCTGGATGATAGGCTTGCACGCCTTCGCCAAACGCGAAACCCAGATGTACCCGGAAGAGCCGGTTTACCTGCCGCCCCGTTACCGCGGGCGTATTGTCCTGACCCGCGACCCGGACGGCGAAGAGCGCTGCGTGGCCTGTAACCTGTGCGCCGTTGCCTGCCCGGTGGGCTGTATCTCATTACAGAAAGCCGAAATGCAGGATGGCCGCTGGTATCCGGAGTTTTTCCGCATCAACTTTTCGCGCTGCATTTTCTGTGGTCTGTGTGAGGAAGCCTGCCCGACCACGGCAATTCAGCTGACCCCGGATTTTGAGCTGGGCGAATACAAGCGCCAGGACCTGGTGTATGAGAAAGAAGATCTGCTGATCTCCGGCCCGGGTAAATACCCGGAATATAACTTCTACCGGATGGCCGGTATGGCAATTGACGGCAAGGACAAAGGCGAGGCGGAAAACGAAGCCAAACCTGTCGACGTCAAAGGCCTGTTACCGTAA
- the nuoJ gene encoding NADH-quinone oxidoreductase subunit J — MEFAFYICGLVAVLATLRVITHTNPVHALLYLIVSLLAIAGVFFSLGAYFAGALEIIVYAGAIMVLFVFVVMMLNLGNSVVEQERQWLKPQLWIGPGVLSALLLVVMVYAILGINDQGIDGAAIDAKQVGIALFGPYVLAVELASMLLLAGLVVAFHLGREERQGELLSNRPNDSKRKTEERT; from the coding sequence ATGGAATTCGCATTTTATATTTGCGGCCTGGTGGCAGTCCTGGCAACGCTCAGGGTTATCACCCATACCAATCCGGTACATGCGCTGCTGTACCTGATTGTGTCGCTGCTGGCGATAGCCGGGGTGTTTTTCTCCCTCGGGGCTTATTTCGCCGGGGCGCTGGAGATAATCGTCTACGCCGGGGCCATTATGGTGCTGTTCGTGTTTGTGGTGATGATGCTTAACCTCGGGAATTCGGTGGTTGAACAGGAGCGCCAGTGGCTGAAACCGCAACTGTGGATAGGCCCGGGCGTGCTCTCGGCGCTGCTGCTGGTGGTGATGGTGTATGCCATCCTCGGCATTAACGACCAGGGGATCGACGGGGCCGCCATTGACGCAAAACAGGTGGGTATTGCCCTGTTCGGGCCCTATGTGCTGGCGGTGGAGCTGGCCTCTATGCTGCTGCTGGCGGGGCTGGTGGTGGCCTTTCACCTCGGGCGGGAAGAACGCCAGGGGGAGCTGCTCAGCAATCGTCCGAATGACAGTAAAAGAAAAACGGAGGAGCGCACATGA
- the nuoK gene encoding NADH-quinone oxidoreductase subunit NuoK — protein MIPLQHGLILAAILFVLGLTGLVIRRNLLFMLIGLEIMINAAALAFVVAGSYWGQTDGQVMYILAITLAAAEASIGLALLLQLHRRRQNLNIDSVSEMRG, from the coding sequence ATGATCCCGTTACAGCATGGATTGATCCTCGCTGCTATTTTGTTTGTCCTTGGGCTGACCGGGCTGGTGATTCGCCGCAACCTGCTGTTTATGCTGATAGGGCTGGAAATTATGATTAACGCTGCGGCGCTGGCCTTTGTGGTGGCGGGCAGTTACTGGGGGCAAACGGATGGCCAGGTGATGTATATCCTCGCCATTACGCTCGCGGCGGCGGAGGCCAGTATTGGCCTGGCGCTGCTGCTGCAGCTCCATCGTCGTCGTCAGAACCTGAATATCGATTCAGTAAGTGAGATGCGCGGATGA
- the nuoL gene encoding NADH-quinone oxidoreductase subunit L, whose protein sequence is MNFLWLTVAFPLLGYLLLAFSRGRWSENLSATIGIGAVGLAALVTAVAGVEYLGQDARAPFTQPLWTWMSVGDFNIGFNLVLDGLSLTMLSVVTGVGFLIHMYASWYMRGEEGYSRFFAYTNLFIASMVILVLADNLLLMYLGWEGVGLCSYLLIGFYYTDPKNGAAAMKAFVVTRVGDVFLAFGLFILYNELGTLNFREMAELAPQHFAAGSTTLQWATLMLLGGAVGKSAQLPLQTWLADAMAGPTPVSALIHAATMVTAGVYLIARTHGLFLLTPEVLHLVAIVGAVTLVLAGFAALVQTDIKRVLAYSTMSQIGYMFLALGVQAWDAAIFHLMTHAFFKALLFLASGSVILACHHEQNIFKMGGLRKSIPLVYACFLVGGAALSALPLVTAGFFSKDEILAGAMANGHINLMIAGLVGAFMTSLYTFRMIFIVFHGKEQTHAHPVKGITHTLPLVVLLVLSTFVGALIVPPLHGVLPASAELAHGQVLTLEITSGIVAIAGILIAAWLWLGKRTLVTAVANSGPGRFFATWWFNAWGFDWLYDKVFVKPFLAVAWLLKRDPLNGLMTLPAYIARFAGRGLLLSENGYLRWYVASMSIGAVVVLALLMVFR, encoded by the coding sequence ATGAATTTTCTCTGGTTAACCGTAGCCTTCCCGCTGCTGGGATATCTGCTGCTGGCGTTCTCACGCGGGCGCTGGTCTGAAAACCTGTCGGCCACTATCGGTATCGGTGCCGTTGGCCTGGCGGCGCTGGTGACTGCCGTGGCCGGGGTGGAATACCTCGGCCAGGACGCCCGTGCGCCCTTCACCCAGCCCCTGTGGACCTGGATGTCGGTGGGGGATTTTAATATCGGTTTTAATCTGGTGCTGGACGGCCTCTCCCTGACTATGCTGTCTGTGGTGACCGGGGTGGGCTTCCTGATCCATATGTATGCCTCCTGGTATATGCGCGGGGAGGAGGGCTACTCCCGCTTCTTCGCCTATACCAACCTGTTTATTGCCAGCATGGTGATACTGGTCCTGGCCGACAACCTGCTGCTGATGTACCTCGGCTGGGAAGGGGTGGGGCTGTGCTCCTACCTGCTGATTGGCTTTTATTATACGGATCCGAAAAACGGCGCCGCAGCCATGAAGGCGTTTGTGGTGACCCGGGTGGGCGACGTGTTCCTCGCCTTCGGGTTGTTCATCCTCTATAACGAGCTGGGCACCCTGAACTTCCGTGAAATGGCCGAGCTGGCGCCGCAGCACTTTGCCGCAGGCAGCACCACGTTGCAGTGGGCTACCCTGATGTTGCTGGGTGGTGCGGTGGGTAAATCTGCCCAGTTGCCGTTACAAACCTGGCTTGCGGATGCCATGGCGGGCCCGACCCCGGTTTCTGCCCTGATCCACGCGGCGACCATGGTCACCGCCGGGGTGTACCTGATTGCCCGTACTCACGGCCTGTTCCTGCTGACCCCGGAGGTGCTGCATCTGGTGGCGATTGTCGGGGCGGTAACCCTGGTGCTGGCAGGCTTTGCCGCCCTGGTACAGACCGACATCAAACGGGTGCTGGCCTATTCCACCATGAGCCAGATTGGCTATATGTTCCTCGCCCTCGGGGTGCAGGCCTGGGATGCGGCTATCTTCCACCTGATGACCCACGCTTTCTTTAAGGCGCTGCTGTTCCTGGCCTCCGGCTCGGTTATCCTGGCCTGCCACCATGAGCAGAACATCTTCAAAATGGGCGGGCTGCGCAAGTCAATTCCGCTGGTGTATGCCTGCTTCCTGGTGGGGGGGGCGGCACTCTCTGCGCTGCCGCTGGTCACGGCGGGCTTCTTCAGTAAGGATGAGATCCTCGCCGGGGCAATGGCAAACGGCCACATCAACCTGATGATTGCCGGGCTGGTGGGGGCGTTTATGACTTCCCTGTATACCTTCCGGATGATTTTCATCGTCTTCCACGGTAAAGAACAGACTCACGCACACCCGGTAAAAGGGATAACCCACACGCTGCCGCTGGTGGTGTTGCTGGTGCTCTCGACCTTTGTGGGGGCGCTGATTGTGCCGCCGCTGCATGGGGTACTGCCGGCCAGCGCGGAACTGGCTCATGGCCAGGTGCTGACCCTGGAGATAACCTCCGGGATTGTGGCTATCGCCGGGATCCTGATTGCCGCCTGGCTGTGGCTCGGGAAACGCACGCTGGTGACCGCGGTAGCAAACAGCGGCCCGGGGCGCTTCTTCGCCACCTGGTGGTTCAACGCATGGGGCTTCGACTGGCTGTATGACAAGGTGTTTGTGAAGCCGTTCCTTGCGGTTGCCTGGCTGCTGAAACGCGATCCGCTCAACGGGCTGATGACGCTACCGGCGTATATTGCCCGCTTTGCCGGGCGCGGGCTGCTGCTCAGTGAAAACGGCTACCTGCGCTGGTATGTGGCCTCTATGAGTATCGGCGCTGTGGTGGTGCTGGCGCTGCTGATGGTGTTTCGTTGA
- the nuoM gene encoding NADH-quinone oxidoreductase subunit M — MLLPWLILIPFIGGFLCWQSERFGTRTPRWIALITMGLTLALSLQLWLQGGYSLTQSAGLPQWQSEFLLPWIPRFGISVHLALDGLSLLMVVLTGLLGVLAVLCSWNEIQKYQGFFHLNLMWILGGVIGVFLAIDMFLFFFFWEMMLVPMYFLIALWGHKASDGKTRISAATKFFIYTQASGLVMLIAILALVFVHHSATGVWTFSYEALLKTPMGSNVEYLLMLGFFIAFAVKMPVVPLHGWLPDAHSQAPTAGSVDLAGILLKTAAYGLLRFSLPLFPNASAQFAPVAMWLGVIGIFYGAWMAFSQTDIKRLIAYTSVSHMGFVLIAIYTGSQLAYQGAVIQMIAHGLSAAGLFILCGQLYERLHTRDMTKMGGLWGKIKWLPALSMFFAVATLGMPGTGNFVGEFMILFGSYHVVPVITVISTFGLVFASVYSLAMLHRAYFGKAKTEAAAQPLPGLSARELFIILLLVVLLVLLGFYPQPILDTSHAAMGNIQQWYTGSILTTRP, encoded by the coding sequence ATGCTACTACCCTGGCTAATACTCATACCCTTCATTGGCGGCTTCCTGTGCTGGCAATCGGAGCGCTTCGGCACCCGTACGCCGCGCTGGATTGCGCTGATCACCATGGGGCTGACCCTGGCGCTGTCTTTGCAGCTCTGGTTGCAGGGCGGCTACTCCCTGACCCAGTCCGCCGGGTTACCTCAGTGGCAGTCTGAATTTCTGCTGCCCTGGATCCCGCGCTTTGGCATTTCAGTGCATCTGGCGCTGGACGGTCTGTCCCTTTTGATGGTGGTGCTGACCGGGCTGCTCGGTGTGCTGGCGGTGCTCTGCTCCTGGAATGAGATCCAGAAGTATCAGGGCTTTTTCCACCTCAACCTGATGTGGATCCTCGGCGGTGTTATCGGGGTGTTCCTCGCCATCGACATGTTCCTGTTCTTCTTCTTCTGGGAAATGATGCTGGTGCCGATGTACTTCCTGATAGCGCTGTGGGGCCATAAAGCCTCCGACGGGAAGACCCGCATCAGTGCCGCGACCAAGTTCTTTATCTACACCCAGGCCAGTGGTCTGGTGATGCTGATTGCGATACTGGCGCTGGTCTTTGTGCACCACAGCGCCACCGGGGTGTGGACCTTCAGCTATGAAGCGCTGCTGAAAACCCCGATGGGCAGTAACGTTGAATATTTGCTGATGCTGGGCTTCTTTATCGCCTTCGCGGTGAAGATGCCGGTCGTGCCGCTGCACGGCTGGCTGCCGGATGCCCACTCCCAGGCGCCGACGGCGGGTTCCGTTGACCTGGCGGGGATTTTGCTGAAAACCGCAGCCTACGGGTTACTGCGCTTCTCGCTGCCCCTGTTCCCGAACGCATCTGCCCAGTTTGCGCCCGTTGCCATGTGGCTTGGGGTGATTGGGATTTTCTACGGCGCCTGGATGGCCTTCTCCCAGACGGATATCAAGCGCCTGATTGCCTATACCTCCGTTTCCCACATGGGGTTTGTGCTGATCGCCATCTACACCGGTAGCCAGCTGGCCTACCAGGGGGCGGTGATCCAGATGATCGCCCATGGCCTTTCTGCGGCGGGGCTGTTCATTCTGTGCGGCCAGCTCTATGAGCGCCTGCATACCCGTGATATGACGAAGATGGGGGGACTGTGGGGCAAGATTAAATGGCTCCCGGCCCTGTCGATGTTCTTTGCGGTGGCGACCCTGGGGATGCCGGGCACCGGGAACTTCGTTGGCGAGTTTATGATTCTGTTTGGCAGCTACCATGTGGTGCCGGTTATCACGGTCATCTCCACCTTCGGGCTGGTGTTTGCATCGGTGTACTCTCTGGCGATGCTGCATCGCGCTTACTTTGGTAAGGCAAAAACTGAGGCCGCGGCGCAACCGCTGCCCGGACTGTCAGCACGCGAATTGTTCATTATTCTGTTGCTGGTTGTACTGCTGGTGCTGCTGGGCTTTTACCCGCAGCCGATTCTGGATACCTCGCACGCGGCGATGGGTAATATCCAGCAGTGGTATACCGGTTCAATTTTAACTACAAGGCCGTAA